Proteins encoded in a region of the Paucibacter sediminis genome:
- a CDS encoding Crp/Fnr family transcriptional regulator encodes MPARSQPAANDDVRQHLALLLRGRWFAGISAPLREALLDAAALRSLPAGARLFGRGEPADGLYAVLRGALLISGVSEAGRQSSLLVLEPPSWFGEIALFDGGPRTHDAQALQDALLLHVPSSRLDALLAARPQYWRELGLLLADKLRRALLAFEDQALLGAGPRLARRLLMLAEGFETRPGGPCQRIALSQEQLAMMVAVSRQTANQLLKALAARGIVSLQRGGIEILDPAGLRAAAALD; translated from the coding sequence ATGCCAGCCCGAAGCCAGCCCGCTGCCAACGACGATGTGCGCCAGCACCTGGCGCTGCTGTTGCGCGGGCGCTGGTTCGCCGGCATCTCGGCGCCGCTGCGCGAGGCCCTGCTGGACGCGGCCGCGCTGCGCAGCCTGCCTGCCGGCGCCCGGCTGTTCGGCCGCGGCGAGCCGGCTGACGGCCTTTACGCGGTGCTGCGCGGTGCGCTGCTGATCAGCGGCGTCAGCGAGGCCGGCCGGCAGAGCAGCCTGCTGGTGCTGGAGCCGCCCAGCTGGTTCGGCGAGATCGCGCTGTTCGACGGGGGGCCGCGCACCCACGATGCCCAGGCGCTGCAGGACGCGCTGCTGCTGCATGTGCCCAGCAGCCGGCTCGACGCCCTGCTGGCCGCGCGGCCGCAGTACTGGCGCGAGCTGGGCCTGCTGCTGGCCGACAAGCTGCGGCGCGCGCTGCTGGCCTTCGAGGACCAGGCCCTGCTGGGCGCTGGGCCGCGGCTGGCGCGCCGCCTGCTGATGCTGGCCGAGGGCTTCGAGACGCGGCCCGGCGGCCCGTGCCAGCGCATCGCGCTGTCGCAGGAGCAGCTGGCGATGATGGTGGCGGTGTCGCGCCAGACCGCCAACCAGCTGCTCAAGGCGCTGGCGGCGCGCGGCATCGTGAGCCTGCAGCGCGGCGGCATCGAGATCCTCGATCCGGCGGGCCTGCGCGCCGCCGCCGCGCTCGATTAG
- a CDS encoding transporter substrate-binding domain-containing diguanylate cyclase: MLLVAEILRLCARALLALLLCMAGAAATAAGAVKLSEAERGWIAAHQKQVFTVGFDPFGGMDSFEFRGRRVGLLPALLDDMRTQLGLSLVPAEVKSWDDAYSRFVQGRIDVLYGANATPEREKIMRFTRAAWKYPYTVFARKDSSVQTLGDLDGKRVGFLANDFVLEQLPKEFPNIRFEPRNFEDQTAGLAALAAGQVDGFVTSGGGVEYEFLHEHPTLTLVAELKSITSDMTFAVAREQQLLGQIINRYIEQRQPHIQQLAREAGRLYNRKVLRLSEAELAWLELQGEAVVGVAEDYLPFDYFHEGQYKGIAGATLQRIGEIVGIRFKVVSGPFAQLIEQVRAGKVDVLNMAKTEDRLADFLFPRAISTERDIIVGAKRSAPVQDVYGLDGQPVAVIDGFWHEEYLRKNLKNPRIVKTANIMESLQLLRDGGAAYMIENPTVVEFYINGLGYTDLVKRGITSKDSFIYFGVGKRQPELAGIMDKVIPLIQFDEMKYAGIQTVPTLRNEANRRLLMLLAGLGLVLLAILAVTVRIVRKLIEQRAKTQFLREREHLLYTDSLTGFHNRNYFSQRAETAAGDYPQAIVVADMNNLKRVNDAHGHAAGDALITLFAETARAQWPQADAFRIGGDEFVFILPNIGEAQVLAELEALKTRCQQTRRELAPGAWISPSAALGHAMRASATQSLHSCVAQADARMYEAKAGMKKRSTDLAEP; the protein is encoded by the coding sequence TTGCTGCTTGTTGCTGAAATTCTGAGGCTTTGCGCGCGTGCCCTGCTGGCGCTGCTGCTGTGCATGGCGGGAGCCGCCGCCACGGCGGCCGGCGCGGTGAAGTTGAGCGAGGCCGAGCGCGGCTGGATCGCCGCTCACCAGAAACAGGTTTTCACGGTCGGTTTCGATCCCTTTGGCGGCATGGACAGCTTCGAGTTCCGCGGCCGCCGCGTCGGCCTGCTGCCGGCGCTGCTGGACGATATGCGCACACAGCTGGGCCTGAGCCTGGTGCCCGCCGAGGTGAAGAGCTGGGACGACGCCTACAGCCGCTTCGTGCAGGGCCGCATCGACGTGCTCTACGGCGCCAACGCCACCCCCGAGCGCGAAAAGATCATGCGCTTCACCCGGGCGGCCTGGAAATACCCCTACACGGTGTTTGCGCGCAAGGACTCGAGCGTGCAGACCCTGGGCGACCTGGACGGCAAGCGCGTCGGCTTTCTGGCCAACGACTTCGTGCTCGAGCAACTGCCCAAGGAATTCCCCAACATCCGCTTCGAGCCGCGCAATTTCGAAGACCAGACGGCCGGCCTGGCCGCGCTGGCCGCCGGCCAGGTGGACGGCTTCGTCACCTCGGGCGGCGGCGTCGAATACGAGTTCCTGCACGAGCACCCCACCTTGACCCTGGTGGCCGAGCTCAAGTCCATCACCTCGGACATGACCTTCGCGGTGGCGCGCGAGCAGCAGCTGCTGGGCCAGATCATCAACCGCTACATCGAGCAGCGCCAACCTCATATCCAGCAGCTCGCGCGCGAGGCCGGCCGCCTCTACAACCGCAAGGTGCTGCGCCTCAGCGAGGCCGAGCTGGCCTGGCTGGAGCTGCAGGGCGAGGCGGTGGTGGGCGTGGCCGAGGACTATCTGCCCTTCGACTACTTCCACGAGGGCCAGTACAAGGGCATTGCCGGCGCCACCCTGCAGCGCATCGGCGAGATCGTCGGCATCCGCTTCAAGGTGGTGAGCGGGCCCTTCGCCCAGCTGATCGAGCAGGTGCGCGCGGGCAAGGTCGATGTGCTGAACATGGCCAAGACCGAGGACCGCCTGGCCGACTTCCTGTTCCCGCGCGCCATCAGCACCGAGCGCGACATCATCGTCGGCGCCAAGCGCAGCGCGCCGGTGCAGGATGTCTACGGCCTGGACGGCCAGCCGGTGGCGGTGATCGACGGCTTCTGGCACGAGGAATACCTGCGCAAGAACCTCAAAAACCCGCGCATCGTCAAGACCGCCAACATCATGGAATCGCTGCAGCTGCTGCGCGATGGCGGCGCCGCCTACATGATCGAGAACCCCACGGTGGTGGAGTTCTACATCAACGGTCTGGGCTATACCGACCTGGTCAAGCGCGGCATCACCTCCAAGGACTCCTTCATCTATTTCGGCGTCGGCAAGCGCCAGCCCGAGCTGGCCGGCATCATGGACAAGGTGATCCCGCTGATCCAGTTCGACGAGATGAAGTACGCCGGCATCCAGACCGTGCCGACGCTGCGCAACGAGGCCAACCGGCGGCTGCTGATGCTGCTGGCCGGCCTGGGCCTGGTGCTGCTGGCGATCCTGGCGGTGACGGTGCGCATCGTGCGCAAGCTGATCGAGCAGCGCGCCAAGACCCAGTTCCTGCGCGAGCGCGAGCACCTGCTCTACACCGACAGCCTGACCGGCTTCCACAACCGCAACTACTTCAGCCAGCGCGCCGAGACCGCCGCGGGCGACTACCCGCAGGCCATCGTGGTGGCCGACATGAACAACCTCAAGCGCGTCAACGATGCCCATGGCCATGCCGCCGGCGATGCGCTTATCACCCTGTTCGCCGAGACGGCGCGCGCGCAATGGCCGCAGGCCGACGCCTTCCGCATCGGCGGCGACGAGTTCGTCTTCATCCTGCCCAATATCGGCGAGGCCCAGGTACTGGCCGAACTGGAGGCCTTGAAGACGCGCTGCCAGCAGACGCGCCGCGAGCTGGCGCCGGGCGCCTGGATCAGCCCCAGCGCCGCGCTGGGCCATGCCATGCGCGCCAGCGCCACGCAATCGCTGCATAGCTGCGTGGCCCAGGCCGACGCACGCATGTACGAGGCCAAGGCCGGCATGAAGAAGCGCAGCACCGACCTGGCCGAGCCCTGA
- a CDS encoding serine hydrolase domain-containing protein, which yields MSTLPTRIDGHLAALTRPQSPGHAVAVARHGELLYASGHGLASLEQRSGIGAETLFRIASVSKQFTVAAGLQLAAQGRLDLGADARGMLPELAQLPQAVTVDQLMRNCSGLPDFLELLRLGGVGLEHLTRRASMAAALARNRHLNSAPGSRFLYCNSNYLLLGLLVERLSGQSLGDYLQQAIFAPLGMAQTRMVVPCDLALPGLAAPYLRQADGGYRRALHGFEHGGEGGLVSNVLDLTHWAQALLAPPPELAALAEALMAPTLLSGNQPAAYARGLEHSQWRGHACVGHGGLWPGYRSEFLLLPAEGLSIVVISNDSGSNPYKLARELLDLVLPPAAMAKAAAPDWAGEWINAEAGLLLGLQQGPGTHLTAQQWGLSFELYPEADGSWLPLRGAYEFRLRAGTGGTLLLDSGAGQQHQLQPLGQRAGLPAGLAGRWHCPDIASTWQIAEDGSVTVEGPLMRSPQPWQLLGLSDTLMELRAPGYWMSSSQLLRVAERAADGRILGLSLDCSRIRGLRFSPLP from the coding sequence ATGAGCACGCTGCCGACCCGCATCGACGGCCATCTGGCCGCCCTCACCCGCCCGCAGAGCCCCGGCCATGCGGTGGCTGTGGCACGCCACGGCGAGCTGCTCTACGCCAGCGGCCATGGCCTGGCCAGCCTGGAGCAGCGCAGCGGCATCGGCGCGGAGACGCTGTTCCGCATCGCCTCGGTGAGCAAGCAATTCACCGTGGCGGCCGGCCTGCAACTGGCCGCCCAGGGCCGGCTCGATCTGGGCGCCGATGCGCGCGGCATGCTGCCCGAGCTGGCGCAGCTGCCGCAGGCCGTGACGGTGGACCAGCTGATGCGCAACTGCAGCGGCCTGCCCGACTTCCTGGAGCTGCTGCGCCTGGGTGGCGTGGGCCTCGAACACCTGACCCGCCGCGCCAGCATGGCCGCGGCGCTGGCGCGCAACCGCCACCTCAACAGCGCGCCGGGCAGCCGCTTCCTCTACTGCAACAGCAACTACCTGCTGCTGGGCCTGCTGGTGGAGCGACTCAGCGGCCAGAGCCTGGGCGACTATCTGCAACAGGCCATCTTCGCCCCGCTGGGCATGGCGCAGACCCGCATGGTGGTGCCCTGCGACCTGGCCCTGCCGGGCCTGGCCGCACCCTATCTGCGTCAGGCCGATGGCGGCTACCGCCGCGCCCTGCATGGCTTCGAGCATGGCGGCGAGGGCGGCCTGGTCTCCAATGTGCTGGACCTGACGCACTGGGCCCAGGCCCTGCTGGCGCCGCCGCCCGAACTGGCCGCCCTGGCCGAGGCGCTGATGGCGCCCACCTTGCTGAGCGGCAATCAACCTGCCGCCTATGCGCGTGGCCTCGAACACAGCCAGTGGCGCGGCCATGCCTGCGTGGGCCATGGCGGGCTCTGGCCGGGCTACCGCAGCGAGTTCCTGCTGCTGCCGGCCGAGGGCCTGAGCATCGTCGTGATCAGCAACGACAGCGGCAGCAACCCCTACAAGCTCGCCCGCGAGCTGTTGGACCTGGTGCTGCCGCCCGCTGCCATGGCCAAGGCGGCGGCACCTGATTGGGCGGGCGAGTGGATCAACGCCGAGGCCGGCTTGCTGCTGGGCCTGCAGCAGGGCCCCGGCACGCACCTGACGGCGCAGCAATGGGGCCTGAGCTTCGAGCTCTACCCCGAGGCCGATGGCAGCTGGCTGCCGCTGCGCGGTGCCTATGAGTTCCGCCTGCGCGCCGGCACCGGAGGCACGCTGCTGCTGGACAGCGGCGCCGGCCAGCAACATCAGTTGCAGCCCCTGGGCCAGCGCGCCGGCCTGCCCGCGGGCCTGGCCGGCCGCTGGCATTGCCCGGACATCGCCAGCACCTGGCAGATCGCCGAAGACGGCAGCGTGACAGTCGAGGGCCCGCTGATGCGCAGCCCGCAGCCCTGGCAGTTGCTGGGCCTCAGCGACACGTTGATGGAGCTGCGCGCGCCGGGCTACTGGATGAGCAGCAGCCAGCTGCTGCGCGTGGCCGAGCGTGCCGCCGATGGCCGCATCCTCGGCCTCAGCCTGGACTGCAGCCGCATCCGCGGCCTGCGTTTCAGCCCGCTGCCCTGA
- a CDS encoding thiamine pyrophosphate-binding protein gives MTKKRTGAWLAVQALERLGVRYTFGIPGVHNTEIYDELNSSALITPVLVTHEGGAAFMADAVSRTSDSTGTLVIVPAAGATHAASGIGEAFLDGIPMLVICGGIRRDSGRRYQLHEIDQQGFMRGLTKACFLIERHADIVPTLYQAWRIANEGEPGPVFVEIPVELQLFPAEVGDELPAPPRLEPPPLPPAEALRRAAELLRGARRPGLFLGWGARGAGAQTRAIAEYLQAPVATTLQGLSAFEAQHPLHCGFGFGAAAVPAARGAFEGCDAMLAVGTRFGEIATGSYGVAVPAALVHQDINPAVFDANYPAAVRLPGDAAPVLTALLAELQRLGPARAPDSALQQRIARAKADYQRAWLAHDSRGRVNPARFFQALREVLPDDVITVVDDGNHTYLTAELFPVRSLGSLIVPTDFNAMGYAAPAAIGAKLANPRREVVAIIGDGAFMMSCMELVSATRLGLGLVCFIFHDGELSQIAQAQQIPYNRKPCTALGAVDFAGVAQATGADYVAIASDAQLAEGIARARASAARGRVAVVDVAIDYSRRTAFTEGAVKVNFRRFPLAQRLRMVTRAVKRRISG, from the coding sequence ATGACGAAGAAAAGAACCGGTGCCTGGCTGGCGGTGCAGGCGCTCGAACGCCTGGGGGTGCGCTACACCTTCGGCATCCCCGGCGTGCACAACACCGAGATCTACGACGAGCTCAACAGCTCGGCCCTGATCACCCCGGTGCTGGTGACGCACGAGGGCGGCGCGGCCTTCATGGCCGACGCGGTGAGCCGCACCTCGGACAGCACCGGCACCCTGGTGATCGTGCCCGCGGCCGGCGCCACCCATGCGGCCAGCGGCATCGGCGAGGCCTTTCTCGACGGCATCCCGATGCTGGTGATCTGCGGCGGCATCAGGCGCGACAGCGGCCGGCGTTACCAGCTGCACGAGATCGACCAGCAGGGCTTCATGCGCGGCCTCACCAAGGCCTGCTTCCTGATCGAGCGCCATGCCGACATCGTGCCCACGCTCTACCAGGCCTGGCGCATCGCCAACGAGGGCGAGCCGGGGCCGGTGTTCGTCGAGATCCCGGTGGAGCTGCAGCTGTTCCCGGCCGAGGTCGGCGACGAGCTGCCCGCGCCGCCGCGGCTGGAGCCGCCGCCCCTGCCGCCGGCCGAGGCGCTGCGGCGCGCCGCCGAGCTCTTGCGCGGCGCGCGCCGGCCGGGGCTGTTCCTCGGCTGGGGTGCGCGCGGCGCGGGCGCGCAGACGCGCGCCATCGCCGAATACCTGCAGGCGCCGGTGGCCACCACGCTGCAGGGCCTGTCGGCCTTCGAGGCGCAGCATCCGCTGCACTGCGGCTTCGGCTTCGGCGCCGCCGCGGTGCCGGCGGCGCGCGGCGCCTTCGAGGGCTGCGACGCCATGCTGGCGGTGGGCACGCGCTTCGGCGAGATCGCCACCGGCAGCTATGGCGTGGCGGTGCCGGCGGCGCTGGTGCACCAGGACATCAATCCCGCGGTGTTCGACGCCAACTACCCGGCCGCGGTGCGGCTGCCCGGCGACGCCGCCCCGGTGCTGACGGCGCTGCTGGCCGAGCTGCAACGCCTGGGCCCGGCGCGGGCGCCGGACAGCGCGCTGCAGCAGCGCATCGCGCGCGCCAAGGCCGACTACCAGCGCGCCTGGCTGGCGCACGACAGCCGCGGCCGCGTCAACCCGGCGCGCTTCTTCCAGGCGCTGCGCGAGGTGCTGCCGGACGACGTCATCACCGTGGTCGACGATGGCAACCACACCTACCTGACCGCCGAGCTGTTCCCGGTGCGCAGCCTGGGCTCGCTGATCGTGCCCACCGACTTCAACGCCATGGGCTATGCGGCGCCGGCGGCGATCGGCGCCAAGCTGGCGAATCCGCGGCGCGAGGTGGTGGCCATCATCGGCGACGGCGCCTTCATGATGAGCTGCATGGAGCTGGTATCGGCGACGCGCCTGGGCCTGGGCCTGGTGTGCTTCATCTTCCACGACGGCGAGCTCTCGCAGATCGCGCAGGCGCAGCAGATCCCCTACAACCGCAAGCCCTGCACCGCGTTGGGCGCGGTGGACTTTGCCGGCGTGGCCCAGGCCACCGGCGCCGACTATGTGGCGATCGCCAGCGACGCCCAGTTGGCCGAGGGCATTGCGCGGGCGCGCGCCAGCGCCGCACGCGGCCGCGTGGCGGTGGTGGACGTGGCGATCGACTACAGCCGCCGCACCGCCTTCACCGAGGGCGCGGTGAAGGTCAACTTCAGGCGCTTCCCGCTCGCCCAGCGCCTGCGCATGGTGACGCGCGCGGTGAAGCGCAGAATCAGCGGCTAG
- a CDS encoding TonB-dependent receptor plug domain-containing protein: MRRLLPLQLALACAPALAQQAEPPAAAASATAAKPRPAAKPPTEQLNRVEVQGGPSDDALRRGATAAKIIIGREEIERYGDSTMGEVLKRLPGVTTGGRPGRGGEIRMRGMGGGYTQILVNGERMPPGFALDQLPPEQVERIEVMRAPTAEYGARAVAGTINIVLREALQKRINDIKLGFGAERGRISPGISWTRNDKLDERGGAYNLNVSLLNGRRLDDINNRTRSTDLASGQQSLRSLSGQTEGETRGLHAAGRIQWRLGGGDTLALQSFLVANENDSESHALQTPPQAFDVADTSSHNRFTMLRLGPQWQTRLDESTRLELRAGLGAGRGKGHSLRQEYLRGADGSLLPARTQDDRTDSDDRSWSLNGKLSRQLENEHSLVAGLEAESTRRDQTRICLENGLACHNLLDFGDELSASTLRLAAYAQDEWSVGKQWAFYAGLRWEGIATKSTAASYSVSNKSGVWTPLLHAVWKFDEKSRDQIRMSLTRSYKSPQLQDLIAKPSINNTNGSCPLAGQLCGPNTPDQPDRAGNPELRPELATGIDIAYETYLSKGGVLSANLFVRRIKDLIRSNPQLETVGWASEPRWITRPRNIGQARTMGLELEAKFRLDEWWDEAWPVALRSNLSLFSSRVDGIPGPDNRLDQQPRATANLGADYRLRSLPLTLGATLNWTPANTIQQSALQQSQTTRKLVADAFAMWSFNPNAQLRLSGSNVAPLDYSSATLFNTASQQIASESAGRSYTQWQLRLELKV, from the coding sequence ATGCGCCGTCTCCTTCCCCTGCAACTCGCCCTGGCCTGCGCACCCGCGCTGGCGCAGCAGGCCGAACCGCCCGCGGCCGCGGCCAGCGCAACCGCCGCCAAGCCCCGCCCGGCCGCCAAGCCGCCCACCGAACAGCTGAACCGCGTGGAGGTCCAGGGCGGGCCCAGCGATGACGCGCTGCGACGCGGCGCCACCGCCGCCAAGATCATCATCGGCCGCGAGGAGATCGAGCGCTATGGCGACTCCACCATGGGCGAGGTGCTGAAGCGCCTGCCCGGCGTCACCACCGGCGGCCGGCCCGGCCGCGGCGGCGAGATCCGCATGCGCGGCATGGGCGGCGGCTATACCCAGATCCTGGTGAACGGCGAGCGCATGCCGCCGGGCTTCGCGCTCGACCAATTGCCGCCCGAGCAGGTGGAGCGCATCGAGGTGATGCGCGCGCCGACCGCCGAGTACGGCGCACGCGCGGTGGCCGGCACCATCAACATCGTGCTGCGCGAGGCGCTGCAAAAGCGCATCAACGACATCAAGCTCGGCTTCGGCGCCGAGCGCGGCCGCATCAGCCCCGGCATCAGCTGGACCCGCAACGACAAGCTCGACGAGCGCGGCGGCGCCTACAACCTGAACGTGAGCCTGCTCAATGGCAGGCGCCTGGACGACATCAACAACCGCACGCGCAGCACCGACCTGGCCAGCGGCCAGCAGAGCCTGCGCAGCCTGAGCGGCCAGACCGAGGGCGAGACCCGCGGCCTGCACGCCGCCGGCCGCATCCAATGGCGCCTGGGCGGTGGCGACACGCTGGCCCTGCAGAGCTTTCTGGTGGCCAACGAGAACGACAGCGAAAGCCATGCGCTGCAAACGCCCCCCCAGGCCTTTGATGTGGCCGATACCAGCAGCCACAACCGCTTCACCATGCTGCGCCTGGGCCCGCAATGGCAGACCCGGCTGGACGAGAGCACGCGCCTGGAGCTGCGCGCCGGCTTGGGCGCCGGCCGGGGCAAGGGCCACAGCCTGCGCCAGGAATACCTGCGTGGCGCCGACGGCAGCCTGCTGCCCGCGCGCACGCAGGACGACCGCACCGACAGCGATGACCGCAGCTGGAGCCTCAACGGCAAGCTCTCGCGCCAGCTAGAGAATGAGCACAGCCTGGTGGCCGGCCTGGAGGCCGAGAGCACGCGCCGCGACCAGACCCGCATCTGCCTGGAGAACGGCCTGGCCTGCCACAACCTGCTGGACTTCGGCGACGAGCTCTCCGCGTCCACGCTGCGCCTGGCCGCCTATGCGCAGGACGAGTGGAGCGTGGGCAAGCAATGGGCCTTCTATGCTGGCCTGCGCTGGGAGGGCATAGCGACCAAGAGCACCGCCGCCAGCTACAGCGTCAGCAACAAGTCCGGCGTCTGGACGCCGCTCCTGCATGCGGTCTGGAAATTCGATGAAAAGAGCCGCGACCAGATCCGCATGAGCCTGACGCGCAGCTACAAATCACCCCAGCTGCAGGACCTGATCGCAAAGCCCAGCATCAACAACACCAATGGCTCCTGCCCGCTGGCCGGCCAGCTCTGCGGCCCCAACACCCCCGACCAGCCCGACCGTGCCGGCAACCCCGAGCTGCGCCCCGAACTGGCCACCGGCATCGACATCGCCTACGAGACCTATCTCAGCAAGGGCGGGGTGCTGAGCGCCAACCTGTTCGTGCGCCGCATCAAGGACCTGATCCGCAGCAATCCGCAGCTCGAGACGGTGGGCTGGGCCAGCGAGCCGCGCTGGATCACGCGGCCGCGCAATATCGGCCAGGCCCGCACCATGGGCCTGGAACTGGAGGCCAAGTTCCGCCTCGACGAATGGTGGGACGAGGCCTGGCCGGTGGCGCTGCGCAGCAATCTGAGCCTGTTCAGCTCCAGGGTGGATGGCATCCCCGGGCCCGACAACCGGCTCGACCAGCAGCCGCGCGCCACCGCCAACCTGGGCGCCGACTACCGTCTGCGCAGCCTGCCGCTGACCCTGGGCGCCACGCTCAACTGGACGCCCGCCAACACCATCCAGCAAAGCGCGCTGCAGCAGAGCCAGACCACGCGCAAGCTGGTAGCCGATGCCTTCGCGATGTGGAGCTTCAACCCGAATGCGCAGCTGCGCCTGTCGGGCAGCAATGTGGCGCCGCTGGACTACAGCAGCGCCACCTTGTTCAATACCGCCAGCCAGCAGATCGCCAGCGAGAGCGCGGGCCGCAGCTACACGCAATGGCAGCTGCGCCTGGAACTGAAGGTCTAG
- a CDS encoding S8 family peptidase, whose translation MEKLSFQAKGSITLAATLLLLGMSSPGQADTAVLIDGGTANARCTLGYPGSGGPDQLSACQWDMAVIKAGAARAKATGKGVKVGVIDGGIDFYHPDLVGAIDVARSCSFIYGSTPTADPAEIANGDCTNKGAVQDLGGHGTHTATTIGARANGIGIIGVAPEASIVALKACTISGYCFADSVAAALRYAGDQGLDVVNLSLFADPYLYYCANEAGQRAMLRELQDAARYAQSRGVVIVAAAGNEAQDLGHPSTDDISPDWPPGGAIGRVVRNNCRVAPAELPGVITVSATGVRTLASYSNVGTPVDVAAPGGDASQTAGTVFGRGRVLAGWSITDATGTWEALIGANRAVESGGGRYVWISGTSMASPHAAGVAALIRERHPGMPAGAVAALLRASASPMACPADWPSGDARQCTGGMGNTSFFGAGMLDAAAAVK comes from the coding sequence ATGGAAAAGCTTTCCTTTCAAGCCAAGGGATCGATCACGCTGGCAGCCACCCTGCTGCTGCTGGGCATGAGCTCGCCCGGTCAGGCGGACACGGCGGTCCTGATCGACGGGGGCACGGCGAATGCGCGCTGTACGCTTGGCTATCCGGGCAGCGGCGGCCCCGACCAGCTCTCGGCCTGCCAATGGGACATGGCGGTGATCAAGGCCGGCGCGGCGCGCGCCAAGGCCACCGGCAAGGGCGTCAAGGTCGGCGTCATCGATGGCGGGATCGACTTCTACCACCCGGACCTGGTGGGCGCCATCGACGTGGCACGCTCCTGCTCCTTCATCTACGGCAGCACGCCCACCGCCGACCCGGCCGAGATCGCCAATGGCGACTGCACGAACAAGGGCGCGGTGCAGGATCTCGGCGGCCACGGCACGCACACGGCCACCACCATAGGCGCGCGCGCCAATGGCATCGGCATCATCGGTGTGGCGCCCGAGGCCAGCATCGTGGCGCTGAAGGCCTGCACCATCAGCGGCTACTGCTTCGCCGACTCGGTGGCGGCGGCGCTGCGCTATGCCGGCGACCAGGGGCTGGACGTGGTCAACCTCAGCCTGTTTGCCGATCCCTATCTGTACTACTGCGCCAACGAGGCCGGCCAGCGCGCCATGCTGCGCGAGCTGCAGGACGCCGCACGCTACGCCCAGTCGCGCGGCGTGGTGATCGTGGCGGCCGCCGGCAACGAGGCGCAGGACCTGGGCCACCCCAGCACCGACGACATCAGCCCCGACTGGCCGCCCGGCGGCGCCATCGGCCGCGTGGTGCGCAACAACTGCCGCGTGGCGCCGGCCGAGCTGCCGGGCGTCATCACGGTGTCGGCCACCGGCGTGAGGACGCTGGCGAGCTATTCCAATGTCGGCACGCCGGTGGACGTGGCGGCCCCCGGCGGCGATGCCAGCCAGACCGCCGGCACAGTGTTTGGCCGCGGACGCGTGCTGGCCGGCTGGTCCATCACCGACGCCACCGGCACCTGGGAGGCCCTGATCGGCGCCAACCGCGCCGTTGAAAGCGGTGGCGGGCGCTATGTCTGGATCAGCGGCACCTCGATGGCCTCGCCGCACGCGGCGGGCGTGGCGGCGCTGATACGCGAGCGCCATCCCGGCATGCCCGCGGGCGCGGTGGCGGCGCTGCTGCGCGCCTCGGCCAGCCCCATGGCCTGCCCGGCCGACTGGCCCAGCGGCGACGCGCGGCAATGCACAGGCGGCATGGGCAACACCTCCTTCTTCGGTGCCGGCATGCTGGACGCGGCGGCGGCGGTGAAGTAG
- a CDS encoding cold-shock protein, translated as MRFVGTLKVWNAERGHGLVDPENGGQPVFVHISAFPTDAAPPTQDEWLSFEIVTGRDGRKQAVKVQRSRRVVNQAWATPAPPRRVQRQRPAWGLALGLALAASAGLLGWMQLSQSQEPERLAQLAPVAAKAPAAKKH; from the coding sequence ATGAGATTCGTAGGCACATTGAAGGTTTGGAATGCGGAGCGCGGTCACGGCCTGGTTGATCCCGAGAACGGCGGTCAGCCGGTATTTGTGCACATCTCGGCCTTCCCAACGGATGCCGCACCCCCCACCCAGGACGAGTGGCTGAGCTTCGAAATTGTGACCGGGCGTGACGGACGCAAGCAGGCCGTCAAGGTGCAGCGCAGCAGGCGCGTCGTCAACCAGGCCTGGGCCACGCCGGCACCGCCGCGGCGCGTGCAGCGTCAGCGCCCGGCCTGGGGCCTGGCGCTGGGGCTGGCCCTGGCGGCCAGCGCCGGCCTGCTGGGCTGGATGCAGCTCTCGCAGTCGCAGGAGCCCGAACGGCTGGCGCAGTTGGCGCCCGTGGCGGCCAAGGCGCCTGCCGCCAAGAAGCACTAG